The following coding sequences lie in one Musa acuminata AAA Group cultivar baxijiao chromosome BXJ3-1, Cavendish_Baxijiao_AAA, whole genome shotgun sequence genomic window:
- the LOC103997168 gene encoding uncharacterized protein LOC103997168 isoform X7, whose translation MPAHVAVCFLIEPLVLYMSQTSSAVVSSHLPTPSLPLLLITGSIVTIQTPGSMASEASVTDETVTEKFETNVPDDASNANEANPAKPEDLEVKDGEEKIETKVSDDVSNADEPSLSKPEDLKGNDEKEKQIETSVSDDISNADEAISNPDDLKGKDEEEKAVQDSASVEAPTAETEENLEQKEEGTVIEVVKEAAIDESVSEPSVEAEEKDAMGKTDVPNTPESPMEPVEQPAEVSDASVTEDSIETPEEPSVSEIVTEEAKSIEESSEVFSVPDSLLVTHDKPVELPPVGLVQEPGPDSNVTLNANETAEKSQEGESTSQELPQNEISSSSTEDPINQVHETVEMVSTESIAIVPSVYEHKEIEAENIVPELSTEKIDDDHNADEGNKESAEEKEVSATCVVKVSDTTPATEVPECAVEPEVTVKNEEQDSTVNVENEVAGNSEEVKASDCVGLIGEVKNENLESKNLNLYKNTRNIDLVEAEDSNKASSIDPLVTDDKPVEPPTVGLVQEPAPDSNVTLNAKETAEKSQEGEPMSQELPRNETSLSGTEDPINQVNETVEMVSSEGIDIVPSIDENKEIEGENIVPKLSTEKANDDHNADEHNKESAEEKEVSVTCVVEASDTTPATEVPECAVEPEVTVKNVEQDNTVNVENEVAGNSEEVKASDGVGLIGEVRNESLEGVNLNLYKNTRNINSVEAEDSNKASSIDPLGTDDKPVELPTVGLVQEPAPDANVILSADETAEKTQEGDPTSQELPRNETSPPITEDPISKVHETVEVESSEGIAIVPCIGEPKEFEEENIVPELPTEKTDDDHNADEGNKESAEEKGVSDTSVVKVSDTTAATEVPECAVQREVDVKNEEKETTLNVENVVAGNTEEENTSEGVGFIGEVKNESLEGGNSNSNNNTREIDLFGVEDSNNASSIDPEHDPKELDTELKQAARQTLLHKMLEESAEDKKKETKKVDNQSLAQNTKDNSDSKTDGEVPKTDVSGKKSQSPQNSILSKVKKSIAKVKKAITGKSPSLKTMITEGINDTKDK comes from the exons ATGCCAGCTCATGTTGCTGTGTGCTTCCTAATTGAGCCACTGGTGTTATATATGTCCCAGACCAGCTCTGCTGTGGTCTCTTCTCATCTTCCCACGCCTTCCCTGCCTCTGCTGCTCATCACAGGGTCCATTGTCACCATACAAACTCCTGGATCCATGGCCTCTGAAGCTTCTGTGACAGATGAAACGGTTACTGAG AAGTTTGAGACTAATGTTCCTGATGATGCAAGTAATGCTAATGAGGCGAACCCTGCAAAGCCTGAGGATTTAGAAGTAAAAGATGGGGAGGAAAAG ATTGAAACAAAGGTTTCTGATGATGTAAGTAATGCTGATGAGCCAAGTCTTTCAAAGCCTGAGGATCTAAAAGGAAATGATGAAAAAGAAAAG CAGATTGAGACTAGTGTTTCTGATGATATAAGTAATGCTGATGAGGCAATTTCAAACCCCGATGATCTAAAAGGAAAAGATGAAGAGGAAAAGGCTGTGCAGGATTCAGCAAGTGTTGAAGCACCTACAGCTGAAACAGAAGAGAATCTGGAACAAAAAGAAGAGGGCACTGTGATTGAGGTGGTGAAGGAAGCAGCAATAGATGAGTCAGTTTCAGAACCATCAGTTGAAGCTGAAGAAAAGGATGCAATGGGCAAAACTGATGTACCTAATACCCCTGAATCACCAATGGAACCTGTGGAGCAACCAGCAGAGGTTTCAGATGCATCTGTTACAGAAGATTCAATTGAAACACCAGAAGAACCATCAGTCTCAGAAATTGTGACTGAAGAAGCAAAAAGTATTGAAGAATCTTCAGAAGTTTTTAGTGTACCTGATTCTCTATTAGTAACACATGACAAACCTGTCGAACTACCTCCTGTTGGTTTAGTCCAGGAACCTGGTCCTGATTCCAATGTGACCCTCAATGCAAATGAAACAGCAGAAAAGTCCCAAGAGGGAGAGTCTACGTCACAAGAACTACCTCAAAACGAAATCTCATCATCCAGTACTGAAGATCCAATCAATCAAGTTCATGAAACTGTTGAAATGGTAAGTACAGAATCAATTGCCATAGTTCCTTCTGTATATGAGCATAAAGAGATTGAAGCAGAAAATATTGTTCCTGAATTGTCAACTGAAAAGATAGATGATGATCACAATGCTGATGAGGGCAACAAGGAATCTGCAGAAGAGAAAGAAGTGTCAGCCACATGTGTTGTAAAGGTTTCTGATACCACTCCTGCCACTGAAGTTCCTGAATGTGCTGTGGAGCCAGAGGTGACTGTTAAAAATGAGGAGCAAGACAGTACTGTAAATGTTGAAAATGAAGTAGCTGGAAATTCTGAAGAGGTAAAAGCTTCTGACTGTGTTGGATTGATTGGTGAGGTGAAGAATGAGAATTTGGAAAGTAAAAATTTGAATTTGTACAAGAACACTCGAAATATCGATTTAGTTGAAGCAGAAGACAGCAACAAGGCATCTTCCATTGATCCATTAGTAACAGATGACAAACCTGTTGAACCACCTACTGTTGGTTTAGTCCAGGAACCTGCCCCTGATTCCAATGTGACCCTCAATGCAAAGGAAACAGCAGAAAAGTCCCAAGAGGGAGAGCCTATGTCACAAGAACTTCCTCGAAACGAAACCTCACTATCCGGTACTGAAGATCCAATCAATCAGGTTAATGAAACTGTTGAAATGGTAAGTTCGGAAGGAATTGATATAGTTCCTTCTATAGATGAGAATAAAGAGATTGAAGGAGAAAATATTGTTCCCAAATTGTCGACTGAAAAGGCAAATGATGATCACAATGCTGATGAGCACAACAAGGAATCTGCAGAAGAGAAAGAAGTGTCAGTCACATGTGTCGTAGAGGCGTCTGATACCACTCCTGCCACTGAAGTTCCTGAATGTGCTGTGGAGCCAGAAGTGACTGTTAAAAATGTTGAGCAAGATAATACTGTAAATGTTGAAAATGAAGTAGCTGGAAATTCTGAAGAGGTAAAAGCTTCTGACGGTGTTGGTTTGATTGGTGAGGTGAGGAATGAGAGTTTGGAAGGTGTAAATTTGAATTTGTACAAGAACACTCGAAACATCAATTCAGTTGAAGCTGAAGACAGCAACAAGGCATCTTCCATTGATCCATTAGGAACAGATGACAAACCTGTCGAACTACCTACTGTCGGTTTAGTCCAGGAACCTGCTCCTGATGCCAATGTGATCCTCAGTGCAGATGAAACAGCAGAAAAGACACAAGAGGGAGATCCTACATCCCAAGAACTTCCTCGAAATGAAACCTCACCACCCATTACTGAAGATCCAATCAGTAAGGTTCATGAAACTGTTGAAGTTGAAAGTTCAGAAGGAATTGCTATAGTTCCTTGTATAGGTGAGCCTAAAGAGTTTGAAGAAGAAAATATTGTTCCTGAATTGCCAACTGAAAAAACAGATGATGATCACAATGCTGATGAGGGCAACAAAGAATCTGCCGAAGAGAAAGGAGTGTCAGACACAAGTGTTGTAAAGGTTTCTGATACCACTGCTGCCACTGAAGTTCCTGAATGTGCTGTGCAGCGAGAAGTGGATGTTAAAAATGAGGAAAAAGAAACTACTTTAAATGTTGAAAATGTAGTAGCTGGAAATACTGAAGAAGAAAATACTTCTGAAGGTGTTGGATTTATTGGTGAGGTGAAGAATGAGAGTTTGGAAGGTGGAAATTCGAATTCGAACAACAACACTCGAGAAATCGATTTATTTGGAGTTGAAGACAGCAACAACGCATCTTCCATTGATCCAGAACATGATCCTAAAGAGTTAGACACAGAACTAAAGCAAGCAGCCAGACAGACTCTTCTGCATAAAATGTTAGAGGAAAGTGCAGAAGATAAAAAGAAAGAGACCAAGAAAGTTGATAATCAAAGCTTAGCTCAAAACACCAAAGACAATAGTGACTCAAAAACAGATGGGGAGGTTCCTAAAACAGATGTTTCTGGTAAGAAATCTCAAAGCCCACAAAATAGCATTTTATCAAAGGTGAAGAAGTCGATTGCCAAGGTAAAAAAAGCAATCACAGGGAAGTCACCAAGTTTGAAGACCATGATAACTGAAGGAATTAATGACACCAAAGACAAGTAG
- the LOC103997168 gene encoding uncharacterized protein LOC103997168 isoform X5 codes for MPAHVAVCFLIEPLVLYMSQTSSAVVSSHLPTPSLPLLLITGSIVTIQTPGSMASEASVTDETVTEKIETNVSGDVSNADDMSLSETDDLKGKDEEEKKFETNVPDDASNANEANPAKPEDLEVKDGEEKIETKVSDDVSNADEPSLSKPEDLKGNDEKEKQIETSVSDDISNADEAISNPDDLKGKDEEEKAVQDSASVEAPTAETEENLEQKEEGTVIEVVKEAAIDESVSEPSVEAEEKDAMGKTDVPNTPESPMEPVEQPAEVSDASVTEDSIETPEEPSVSEIVTEEAKSIEESSEVFSVPDSLLVTHDKPVELPPVGLVQEPGPDSNVTLNANETAEKSQEGESTSQELPQNEISSSSTEDPINQVHETVEMVSTESIAIVPSVYEHKEIEAENIVPELSTEKIDDDHNADEGNKESAEEKEVSATCVVKVSDTTPATEVPECAVEPEVTVKNEEQDSTVNVENEVAGNSEEVKASDCVGLIGEVKNENLESKNLNLYKNTRNIDLVEAEDSNKASSIDPLVTDDKPVEPPTVGLVQEPAPDSNVTLNAKETAEKSQEGEPMSQELPRNETSLSGTEDPINQVNETVEMVSSEGIDIVPSIDENKEIEGENIVPKLSTEKANDDHNADEHNKESAEEKEVSVTCVVEASDTTPATEVPECAVEPEVTVKNVEQDNTVNVENEVAGNSEEVKASDGVGLIGEVRNESLEGVNLNLYKNTRNINSVEAEDSNKASSIDPLGTDDKPVELPTVGLVQEPAPDANVILSADETAEKTQEGDPTSQELPRNETSPPITEDPISKVHETVEVESSEGIAIVPCIGEPKEFEEENIVPELPTEKTDDDHNADEGNKESAEEKGVSDTSVVKVSDTTAATEVPECAVQREVDVKNEEKETTLNVENVVAGNTEEENTSEGVGFIGEVKNESLEGGNSNSNNNTREIDLFGVEDSNNASSIDPEHDPKELDTELKQAARQTLLHKMLEESAEDKKKETKKVDNQSLAQNTKDNSDSKTDGEVPKTDVSGKKSQSPQNSILSKVKKSIAKVKKAITGKSPSLKTMITEGINDTKDK; via the exons ATGCCAGCTCATGTTGCTGTGTGCTTCCTAATTGAGCCACTGGTGTTATATATGTCCCAGACCAGCTCTGCTGTGGTCTCTTCTCATCTTCCCACGCCTTCCCTGCCTCTGCTGCTCATCACAGGGTCCATTGTCACCATACAAACTCCTGGATCCATGGCCTCTGAAGCTTCTGTGACAGATGAAACGGTTACTGAG AAGATTGAGACTAATGTATCTGGTGATGTAAGTAATGCTGATGACATGAGTCTTTCAGAGACCGATGATCTAAAAGGGAAAGATGAAGAGGAAAAG AAGTTTGAGACTAATGTTCCTGATGATGCAAGTAATGCTAATGAGGCGAACCCTGCAAAGCCTGAGGATTTAGAAGTAAAAGATGGGGAGGAAAAG ATTGAAACAAAGGTTTCTGATGATGTAAGTAATGCTGATGAGCCAAGTCTTTCAAAGCCTGAGGATCTAAAAGGAAATGATGAAAAAGAAAAG CAGATTGAGACTAGTGTTTCTGATGATATAAGTAATGCTGATGAGGCAATTTCAAACCCCGATGATCTAAAAGGAAAAGATGAAGAGGAAAAGGCTGTGCAGGATTCAGCAAGTGTTGAAGCACCTACAGCTGAAACAGAAGAGAATCTGGAACAAAAAGAAGAGGGCACTGTGATTGAGGTGGTGAAGGAAGCAGCAATAGATGAGTCAGTTTCAGAACCATCAGTTGAAGCTGAAGAAAAGGATGCAATGGGCAAAACTGATGTACCTAATACCCCTGAATCACCAATGGAACCTGTGGAGCAACCAGCAGAGGTTTCAGATGCATCTGTTACAGAAGATTCAATTGAAACACCAGAAGAACCATCAGTCTCAGAAATTGTGACTGAAGAAGCAAAAAGTATTGAAGAATCTTCAGAAGTTTTTAGTGTACCTGATTCTCTATTAGTAACACATGACAAACCTGTCGAACTACCTCCTGTTGGTTTAGTCCAGGAACCTGGTCCTGATTCCAATGTGACCCTCAATGCAAATGAAACAGCAGAAAAGTCCCAAGAGGGAGAGTCTACGTCACAAGAACTACCTCAAAACGAAATCTCATCATCCAGTACTGAAGATCCAATCAATCAAGTTCATGAAACTGTTGAAATGGTAAGTACAGAATCAATTGCCATAGTTCCTTCTGTATATGAGCATAAAGAGATTGAAGCAGAAAATATTGTTCCTGAATTGTCAACTGAAAAGATAGATGATGATCACAATGCTGATGAGGGCAACAAGGAATCTGCAGAAGAGAAAGAAGTGTCAGCCACATGTGTTGTAAAGGTTTCTGATACCACTCCTGCCACTGAAGTTCCTGAATGTGCTGTGGAGCCAGAGGTGACTGTTAAAAATGAGGAGCAAGACAGTACTGTAAATGTTGAAAATGAAGTAGCTGGAAATTCTGAAGAGGTAAAAGCTTCTGACTGTGTTGGATTGATTGGTGAGGTGAAGAATGAGAATTTGGAAAGTAAAAATTTGAATTTGTACAAGAACACTCGAAATATCGATTTAGTTGAAGCAGAAGACAGCAACAAGGCATCTTCCATTGATCCATTAGTAACAGATGACAAACCTGTTGAACCACCTACTGTTGGTTTAGTCCAGGAACCTGCCCCTGATTCCAATGTGACCCTCAATGCAAAGGAAACAGCAGAAAAGTCCCAAGAGGGAGAGCCTATGTCACAAGAACTTCCTCGAAACGAAACCTCACTATCCGGTACTGAAGATCCAATCAATCAGGTTAATGAAACTGTTGAAATGGTAAGTTCGGAAGGAATTGATATAGTTCCTTCTATAGATGAGAATAAAGAGATTGAAGGAGAAAATATTGTTCCCAAATTGTCGACTGAAAAGGCAAATGATGATCACAATGCTGATGAGCACAACAAGGAATCTGCAGAAGAGAAAGAAGTGTCAGTCACATGTGTCGTAGAGGCGTCTGATACCACTCCTGCCACTGAAGTTCCTGAATGTGCTGTGGAGCCAGAAGTGACTGTTAAAAATGTTGAGCAAGATAATACTGTAAATGTTGAAAATGAAGTAGCTGGAAATTCTGAAGAGGTAAAAGCTTCTGACGGTGTTGGTTTGATTGGTGAGGTGAGGAATGAGAGTTTGGAAGGTGTAAATTTGAATTTGTACAAGAACACTCGAAACATCAATTCAGTTGAAGCTGAAGACAGCAACAAGGCATCTTCCATTGATCCATTAGGAACAGATGACAAACCTGTCGAACTACCTACTGTCGGTTTAGTCCAGGAACCTGCTCCTGATGCCAATGTGATCCTCAGTGCAGATGAAACAGCAGAAAAGACACAAGAGGGAGATCCTACATCCCAAGAACTTCCTCGAAATGAAACCTCACCACCCATTACTGAAGATCCAATCAGTAAGGTTCATGAAACTGTTGAAGTTGAAAGTTCAGAAGGAATTGCTATAGTTCCTTGTATAGGTGAGCCTAAAGAGTTTGAAGAAGAAAATATTGTTCCTGAATTGCCAACTGAAAAAACAGATGATGATCACAATGCTGATGAGGGCAACAAAGAATCTGCCGAAGAGAAAGGAGTGTCAGACACAAGTGTTGTAAAGGTTTCTGATACCACTGCTGCCACTGAAGTTCCTGAATGTGCTGTGCAGCGAGAAGTGGATGTTAAAAATGAGGAAAAAGAAACTACTTTAAATGTTGAAAATGTAGTAGCTGGAAATACTGAAGAAGAAAATACTTCTGAAGGTGTTGGATTTATTGGTGAGGTGAAGAATGAGAGTTTGGAAGGTGGAAATTCGAATTCGAACAACAACACTCGAGAAATCGATTTATTTGGAGTTGAAGACAGCAACAACGCATCTTCCATTGATCCAGAACATGATCCTAAAGAGTTAGACACAGAACTAAAGCAAGCAGCCAGACAGACTCTTCTGCATAAAATGTTAGAGGAAAGTGCAGAAGATAAAAAGAAAGAGACCAAGAAAGTTGATAATCAAAGCTTAGCTCAAAACACCAAAGACAATAGTGACTCAAAAACAGATGGGGAGGTTCCTAAAACAGATGTTTCTGGTAAGAAATCTCAAAGCCCACAAAATAGCATTTTATCAAAGGTGAAGAAGTCGATTGCCAAGGTAAAAAAAGCAATCACAGGGAAGTCACCAAGTTTGAAGACCATGATAACTGAAGGAATTAATGACACCAAAGACAAGTAG